A region of Shewanella psychromarinicola DNA encodes the following proteins:
- a CDS encoding ATP-binding protein: MQVDQIEIEGLRLKVEQLTEQLMQYEKLASLGQLTAGVAHEINNPIGYVASNLVSLNEYTGNLMMLVQQISELLPIDQAHNLKQQYDFEYIKQDLPTLLAQSGDGLNRVIEIISDLKDFSHLDDAEFIEIDLHLGIHSTLNLIDNELKYRAEVQKVFSDLPLVRCVPSQVNQVLLNLLLNAAQASDTRGIITINTGSDEHWVWFSVKDNGSGIPQNKLEQIFQPFYTTKAKDQGMGLGLALSRKIIDKHLGVLEVISEPGIGSCFTVKLPIGNVSQHVIDDAT, from the coding sequence ATGCAAGTAGATCAAATAGAAATTGAGGGGCTTAGACTGAAAGTTGAGCAGTTGACTGAGCAATTAATGCAATATGAAAAATTAGCATCTTTAGGCCAGCTAACGGCAGGTGTCGCCCATGAGATTAATAACCCCATTGGTTATGTTGCTTCAAATCTAGTTTCCCTAAATGAATATACCGGTAATCTTATGATGTTGGTTCAACAGATAAGTGAACTGCTGCCAATAGACCAAGCTCATAATTTAAAGCAACAGTATGATTTTGAGTATATAAAGCAGGATTTACCAACACTATTAGCCCAGTCGGGAGATGGATTAAACCGAGTTATTGAAATAATAAGCGATCTTAAAGATTTCTCCCATCTTGATGATGCCGAATTTATTGAAATCGATTTACATTTAGGTATCCATAGCACGCTGAATCTGATTGACAATGAGCTGAAATATAGAGCTGAAGTGCAAAAAGTTTTTTCTGACTTACCGCTTGTCCGATGTGTTCCATCACAAGTAAACCAAGTGCTCCTCAATTTGTTATTAAATGCGGCTCAAGCATCCGATACACGTGGGATAATAACAATAAATACTGGTAGTGACGAGCATTGGGTCTGGTTTAGCGTGAAGGATAACGGGTCTGGTATACCACAAAATAAATTAGAGCAGATTTTTCAGCCGTTCTATACAACTAAAGCCAAAGATCAAGGCATGGGCCTTGGGCTCGCTTTATCTCGCAAGATTATAGATAAACATTTAGGGGTACTTGAAGTCATAAGTGAACCTGGCATCGGCAGTTGCTTTACCGTCAAACTGCCTATAGGCAATGTATCTCAACATGTTATTGATGACGCCACCTAA
- a CDS encoding response regulator, with protein sequence MCRRVSYLPARSSDADVEKQNLLLVDDEDNILHSLKRILRKESFNIFTCHSAMEAFDLMALHNVQVIVSDQRMPEMSGTEFFSRVKEMYPDTIRLVLSGYTDLRSITDAINHGSIHKFITKPWHDDNFRKEVIAAFWLYQQQSKRK encoded by the coding sequence TTGTGTAGAAGAGTCAGCTACTTACCTGCTAGAAGCTCCGATGCAGATGTTGAAAAACAAAACCTTTTACTTGTTGATGACGAAGATAATATCTTGCATTCGCTTAAGCGAATTTTGCGCAAGGAGTCTTTTAATATTTTTACTTGTCATTCTGCAATGGAAGCATTTGATCTAATGGCCTTGCACAACGTACAGGTAATCGTGTCCGATCAAAGAATGCCAGAAATGAGTGGGACTGAATTTTTTAGTCGAGTGAAGGAAATGTACCCAGATACGATTCGATTAGTATTATCTGGATATACCGATCTTCGGTCAATTACAGATGCTATTAATCACGGATCTATTCATAAGTTTATTACTAAACCTTGGCACGATGATAACTTCAGAAAAGAGGTAATAGCCGCATTCTGGTTGTATCAACAACAGAGTAAGCGGAAATAG